In the Candidatus Electrothrix rattekaaiensis genome, one interval contains:
- a CDS encoding PD-(D/E)XK nuclease family transposase, translating into MKKVASLKYGVVFKKAFCDPEIFSAFAQAMIGRPISIDHVETEKEFDPPIGYIKPRFDLFAEDTEHRLIVDIQHARLNDHYDRFLYYHCAALLEQVASSKNYRPPLTVYTVVVLTSGDRHQRDIAVVDFDPHDLAGKPLQEVSHKVIYLCPKYVSEATPEPYREWLRAIDDTLDEEVDESLYAQDVIQRLFEFIRRDHLSPEERARMIEEYHQEELQQTKFEEGVKEGKKEEKQFIATNFLQKGVAPELVAEATGLSMAEITALEETRNS; encoded by the coding sequence ATGAAGAAAGTAGCATCCCTGAAGTACGGTGTTGTTTTTAAAAAGGCTTTCTGCGACCCGGAAATTTTCTCGGCTTTTGCCCAGGCTATGATTGGTCGGCCCATCAGCATTGATCATGTGGAGACGGAAAAGGAGTTTGATCCGCCTATCGGCTATATCAAACCCCGCTTTGATCTCTTTGCCGAAGACACTGAGCATCGGCTTATTGTCGATATCCAGCATGCCCGGCTGAACGACCATTATGATCGTTTTCTTTACTATCATTGCGCGGCCTTATTGGAACAGGTAGCAAGCTCTAAAAATTATCGTCCTCCCTTGACGGTGTATACTGTGGTTGTCCTTACATCAGGTGACCGTCATCAGCGGGATATTGCAGTGGTTGATTTTGATCCCCATGACCTGGCAGGCAAGCCGCTTCAGGAAGTTTCCCATAAGGTGATTTATCTCTGTCCGAAATACGTTTCCGAAGCAACACCGGAGCCGTACCGGGAATGGCTGCGGGCTATTGACGACACCCTAGATGAAGAAGTGGATGAAAGTCTGTATGCCCAAGACGTTATCCAAAGGCTGTTTGAATTCATCCGACGAGATCACCTGTCGCCGGAGGAACGGGCTAGGATGATAGAAGAATATCATCAGGAAGAGCTTCAGCAGACCAAGTTTGAAGAAGGCGTCAAAGAGGGTAAGAAGGAGGAAAAACAGTTTATTGCAACGAACTTTCTTCAAAAAGGTGTTGCTCCTGAGCTTGTGGCTGAGGCGACCGGTTTATCAATGGCGGAGATTACAGCCTTGGAAGAAACCCGGAATTCATGA
- a CDS encoding pentapeptide repeat-containing protein — protein sequence MDAIAAGVGLMKDNERRIMGKKKYMYLWACLLLCGTAASAESLGSANEGIQKNFNRLVTTKQCPGCDLRGAVLTRMDLREADLQGADLSEAKLNLTNLSKANLKNAVLRGAALGGADFAGADLRGVDLTDAQLAGAYLKEALLDKEIIPEKPYEPEELPEALPEVVERPETSTQASTQASPQPPAQELITPEQEQEADAAAPAAEEEVQEEEILPSTVPSADLGDEALRPAETPADDRSAGIEESSAVFASPEPSEKTAQESGEKEKEAVRLSELPESKLPDIEGRTATTVRSKELVPIAEAQVVNADRSDNLNLSNTLPEIVQSEKKSVGLDQIPVIDTAPEQKKSGAEGGEAELSLWDTFTSLFGSDTADKEKTDKAAEKSGAEQQVQAYTVETFEQRRAGVRTLLKKLHKEKRCVACDLAGADLTGEDLEEVDLERADLSGAKLERTDLRAANLKGVNFTDANLKKADLRKADLYLADFTNADLAGAQLHGALIDSTTFTGAVGVQVEAAHE from the coding sequence GTGGATGCAATAGCAGCCGGAGTCGGCCTGATGAAGGATAATGAAAGAAGGATAATGGGAAAAAAAAAGTATATGTATCTTTGGGCGTGTCTGCTGCTCTGTGGCACAGCTGCGTCAGCTGAATCCTTGGGTTCTGCGAATGAGGGTATCCAAAAGAATTTTAATCGTTTGGTAACGACCAAGCAATGCCCGGGTTGTGATTTGCGGGGGGCTGTCCTGACCAGAATGGATTTACGGGAGGCGGATCTGCAAGGTGCTGATCTTTCCGAAGCTAAGCTCAATCTGACCAATTTATCCAAGGCCAATCTGAAAAACGCCGTCCTGCGGGGGGCTGCCCTTGGCGGGGCGGATTTTGCCGGAGCGGATCTTCGAGGCGTTGATCTGACGGATGCACAGCTGGCTGGAGCGTATCTGAAAGAGGCTCTTTTGGATAAGGAAATTATCCCTGAAAAGCCGTACGAACCAGAGGAGCTTCCTGAAGCTTTGCCCGAGGTGGTTGAACGCCCTGAGACATCAACTCAGGCATCAACTCAGGCATCGCCCCAGCCTCCTGCTCAGGAACTCATAACTCCAGAACAGGAACAGGAAGCGGATGCTGCCGCTCCTGCTGCTGAGGAAGAGGTTCAGGAAGAGGAAATTCTCCCTTCCACTGTTCCTTCTGCTGATTTAGGGGATGAGGCGTTGCGTCCTGCCGAAACTCCTGCTGACGACAGATCAGCAGGCATTGAAGAAAGCAGCGCAGTATTTGCCTCTCCTGAACCGTCCGAAAAGACGGCGCAGGAATCTGGAGAAAAAGAAAAGGAAGCGGTAAGGCTGTCTGAGCTGCCTGAGTCTAAGCTGCCTGATATTGAAGGAAGGACTGCAACAACCGTGCGCTCTAAGGAACTGGTTCCTATCGCAGAGGCTCAGGTCGTCAATGCTGATCGGTCGGATAACCTTAACCTGTCTAATACCCTGCCTGAAATAGTGCAGTCAGAGAAAAAATCGGTAGGGCTTGATCAAATTCCGGTGATTGATACTGCGCCTGAGCAAAAAAAAAGCGGGGCTGAGGGCGGGGAAGCTGAGCTGAGTCTCTGGGACACCTTCACCTCTTTGTTTGGTTCTGATACTGCGGACAAGGAAAAAACAGACAAAGCGGCAGAGAAGTCCGGGGCGGAACAGCAGGTCCAGGCCTACACCGTAGAGACCTTTGAGCAGCGTCGCGCCGGAGTGCGGACCTTGCTCAAAAAACTGCATAAAGAGAAGCGTTGCGTGGCCTGCGATTTAGCCGGTGCGGATCTGACCGGTGAAGACCTCGAAGAGGTTGATCTTGAACGGGCGGATCTCAGCGGAGCCAAATTGGAGAGGACGGATCTGCGAGCTGCTAACCTGAAAGGTGTGAATTTTACCGATGCAAATCTGAAAAAGGCAGATCTGCGCAAGGCTGATTTATACCTTGCTGATTTTACCAATGCCGATCTTGCCGGGGCACAGTTGCATGGGGCATTGATTGACTCGACCACTTTTACCGGTGCGGTCGGGGTACAGGTTGAGGCTGCTCATGAGTAA
- a CDS encoding AAA family ATPase — protein MNELLINSFQPLRLRIEGNGPFPGNPYEIDFTDEDGQPCNVFLLMSENGRGKTTVLEIMSGMMEMLGKQNVTSYGVAGLDNGEFTAQWDILVHLVEGKKKHIIVLSLLAGKFIVASDSRFIWPKNKLQKHGAEKQEIIEVLLMPSLPPTPHYTFVNQMENLFREWKGPGSEHVESFGLPSLLHFSAYRDIPKITSQRRQISEPDYWGYSPVRKFSSHSTSWENSLDNVLVWMKWLDDGRLEKAVDIINKRVFQGSTTFLKGVRKTPPEAIVVSKGQEHGLDRLSSGEKNLVQLFLRIGAHCTRNSIILIDEPEIHLHPNWQKRLMKQLREFAQEHPGITIILATHSIEMLRAFGFEHKEKGLRKGGEIVEENIVGQEQFSAKILNNTRNGVL, from the coding sequence ATGAACGAACTGCTTATTAACTCATTCCAGCCCTTACGCCTTCGGATTGAAGGAAATGGTCCGTTTCCAGGAAATCCCTATGAGATAGATTTTACAGATGAAGATGGGCAACCGTGCAATGTTTTTCTCCTTATGTCAGAAAACGGCAGGGGTAAGACAACCGTGCTCGAAATTATGAGTGGCATGATGGAGATGCTTGGCAAGCAGAATGTAACCTCTTATGGCGTTGCAGGCTTGGACAATGGAGAATTTACTGCTCAGTGGGATATATTGGTTCATCTTGTTGAAGGCAAAAAGAAACATATTATTGTGTTATCGTTACTTGCAGGTAAATTTATAGTTGCTTCTGATTCTCGCTTTATCTGGCCTAAAAATAAACTCCAGAAACATGGGGCAGAAAAACAGGAAATAATAGAGGTTCTCTTGATGCCAAGTCTTCCTCCGACACCCCATTATACCTTCGTAAATCAAATGGAAAATCTTTTCCGAGAATGGAAGGGACCCGGGTCAGAGCATGTTGAATCCTTTGGGCTTCCAAGTTTACTCCACTTCAGCGCATACCGCGATATTCCGAAGATAACCTCGCAAAGACGACAGATTTCAGAACCTGATTATTGGGGTTACAGCCCTGTCCGAAAGTTTTCCTCACACAGCACATCCTGGGAAAATTCTCTGGACAATGTGCTGGTCTGGATGAAATGGCTGGACGATGGTCGCCTGGAAAAAGCCGTTGATATTATCAATAAACGTGTCTTTCAGGGCAGTACGACCTTTCTCAAAGGAGTACGTAAAACTCCGCCGGAGGCAATTGTTGTTTCCAAAGGGCAGGAACATGGGCTGGACCGGTTGAGTAGCGGGGAAAAAAACTTGGTCCAGCTGTTCTTACGTATCGGAGCGCATTGTACTCGTAATTCCATCATTCTGATTGATGAGCCGGAAATTCATCTCCACCCGAATTGGCAAAAACGACTGATGAAACAGCTGCGGGAGTTTGCTCAGGAGCATCCGGGAATCACCATTATTCTTGCCACCCATTCCATAGAAATGCTACGAGCCTTCGGCTTTGAGCATAAAGAGAAGGGCCTGCGCAAAGGTGGTGAGATCGTAGAAGAGAATATTGTCGGTCAGGAACAGTTCTCGGCGAAGATTTTGAACAACACCCGGAATGGAGTATTGTAG
- a CDS encoding SH3 domain-containing protein: MRCQTLKEGVRVCTLTAVLAIMLSGVAGAAEFVSVVKDGVNLRSGPTTTHEILFQLPAGYPLKVLERDKKWIKVSDYENDKGWIYAGLVSEASYVIVNTNEGNVRSGPGTSYDKIGKVVRDVILKKVETEGDWFKVSHPELTGWIYRNLVWPKDAS, translated from the coding sequence ATGCGATGCCAAACTCTTAAGGAGGGTGTGAGAGTCTGTACTTTAACAGCGGTTCTGGCAATAATGCTGAGCGGAGTCGCCGGAGCTGCTGAATTTGTATCAGTCGTGAAAGACGGGGTTAATCTTCGTTCCGGCCCGACAACCACTCATGAGATCCTCTTTCAGTTGCCTGCAGGCTATCCGCTCAAGGTGCTGGAGCGGGATAAGAAATGGATCAAGGTCAGTGATTATGAGAACGATAAGGGGTGGATTTATGCAGGTCTTGTTTCCGAAGCTTCTTATGTCATTGTGAACACAAATGAAGGTAATGTTCGGTCTGGCCCTGGGACAAGTTACGATAAGATCGGGAAAGTTGTTCGCGATGTTATCCTGAAAAAGGTGGAAACAGAAGGGGATTGGTTTAAGGTCAGTCACCCTGAATTGACCGGTTGGATATACCGCAATCTTGTTTGGCCAAAAGACGCAAGCTGA
- a CDS encoding TlyA family RNA methyltransferase, whose product MDQLLTERGLAVDLKKAQALIGAGQVIVNTRSDYKAGSLVPDDSEIRLRKSSTFVSRGGEKLAGGLKQLAIEPANWVCADIGCSTGGFTDCLLQSGATRVYAVDVGYGLLAWKLRQDERVILHERTNARYLTRQHIAEPLDLAVLDASFISLRSLLPPLLPLFGGVVRILALVKPQFELAKDKVGDGGVVRESQLHKEAVDAVKQCAEELGLSCRGEAASLICGVKGNQEFLLYFTAADNVEKKT is encoded by the coding sequence TTGGATCAATTGCTGACGGAACGTGGTCTTGCTGTTGATTTGAAAAAGGCACAAGCTCTGATTGGGGCGGGCCAAGTCATCGTGAACACCAGGAGTGATTATAAGGCGGGAAGCCTTGTTCCTGATGATAGTGAAATTCGGCTGAGGAAAAGCTCTACTTTTGTCAGTCGGGGCGGGGAGAAACTGGCCGGAGGTCTTAAGCAGCTAGCAATTGAGCCAGCAAACTGGGTGTGCGCAGATATCGGTTGTTCAACTGGTGGGTTTACGGATTGCCTGCTCCAGAGCGGAGCCACCCGAGTCTATGCTGTGGATGTGGGATACGGCCTGCTGGCTTGGAAGCTACGGCAGGATGAGCGGGTTATTCTCCATGAACGGACAAATGCCCGTTATCTGACCCGGCAACATATAGCTGAGCCTCTGGACTTGGCTGTCTTGGATGCTTCGTTTATCTCATTGCGTTCCTTGCTTCCGCCGCTTCTCCCACTGTTTGGTGGGGTTGTTCGCATATTGGCTTTAGTAAAACCGCAGTTTGAGCTTGCCAAGGACAAGGTCGGAGACGGAGGCGTTGTGCGGGAGAGCCAATTGCATAAAGAGGCTGTTGATGCAGTGAAACAATGTGCTGAGGAGCTGGGATTGAGCTGTAGAGGTGAAGCGGCTTCGTTGATCTGCGGAGTCAAGGGTAATCAGGAGTTTCTTTTGTACTTTACAGCTGCTGACAATGTCGAGAAAAAAACCTGA
- a CDS encoding ABC transporter ATP-binding protein, translated as MSKHATKKQGGNVLLQAVNIHKSYGTKENPVQVLRRVNLEITPGEMLAIVGASGSGKTTLLQILGSLDVPDKGEIWFDGQGLNELSENQLAVHRNKNIGFIFQFHYLLPEFSALENVMMPGLIAGLPVKNLEEDAHRLLKQVGLEHRITHRSGELSGGEQQRVALARALIMQPVLLLADEPTGNLDSASGQQVFELLTELCQTRSMSVVMVTHNMELAGAMDRCVTLKDGRLE; from the coding sequence ATGAGTAAACACGCTACAAAGAAACAAGGTGGGAATGTTCTCCTTCAGGCTGTTAATATCCATAAGAGCTACGGAACAAAGGAAAATCCGGTACAGGTTTTACGCCGGGTCAACCTGGAAATTACGCCCGGTGAAATGCTGGCTATTGTCGGTGCTTCAGGATCAGGAAAAACCACCCTGTTGCAGATTCTCGGCAGTCTTGATGTCCCGGATAAGGGCGAGATCTGGTTTGACGGGCAGGGATTGAATGAGCTTTCAGAGAATCAACTGGCAGTGCATAGAAATAAGAATATTGGCTTTATCTTTCAGTTTCATTATCTGCTCCCGGAGTTTTCTGCGTTGGAGAACGTGATGATGCCCGGCTTGATCGCTGGTCTGCCTGTAAAAAATTTGGAAGAGGATGCGCACCGGTTGCTGAAGCAGGTCGGATTGGAGCATCGGATTACACACCGCAGCGGCGAATTGTCTGGCGGGGAGCAGCAGCGGGTTGCCCTAGCGAGGGCTTTGATTATGCAGCCTGTTCTTTTGCTGGCTGATGAGCCCACCGGCAACCTGGATTCGGCCAGCGGTCAGCAGGTTTTTGAACTGCTGACAGAGCTTTGTCAAACTCGCTCCATGTCCGTGGTTATGGTGACCCATAATATGGAATTGGCTGGTGCCATGGATCGCTGTGTAACCTTGAAAGACGGGCGGTTGGAATAG
- the rpsT gene encoding 30S ribosomal protein S20: MANHKSAIKRHKQSQVRRMRNRINKSKMNTAVRRVEEALVAGVEDAAQEALKIAIPVIQKTAGKGTIHKKTASRKISRLTGRVNRMMPIG, from the coding sequence ATGGCTAATCATAAGTCAGCGATTAAGAGGCACAAGCAATCCCAGGTACGTCGTATGCGTAATCGAATCAACAAATCAAAAATGAATACTGCCGTTCGCCGTGTTGAAGAAGCATTAGTGGCCGGTGTTGAGGATGCAGCTCAGGAAGCTCTGAAGATTGCTATACCCGTTATTCAGAAGACTGCCGGGAAAGGGACTATTCATAAGAAGACAGCATCCCGCAAGATTTCCAGACTGACCGGCCGAGTTAACCGCATGATGCCCATCGGTTGA
- a CDS encoding aminodeoxychorismate/anthranilate synthase component II: protein MIVIIDNYDSFTFNIVQTLAAAPPGASADWQQPDIRVFRNDTITVQEIADMAPDRLLISPGPCTPKEAGISVEAIQYFSGKIPILGVCLGHQSIGEAFGGKVIRAGRVMHGKTSPMHHDNRGVFTGLDNPFAGMRYHSLVVEESSLPDCLEATAHTDQGELMGIRHKTLDVEGVQFHPESIMTDVGAVLLHNFLREDYPGLMRKG from the coding sequence GTGATTGTTATTATTGATAACTACGATTCGTTTACCTTTAATATTGTCCAGACCTTGGCTGCGGCCCCTCCGGGTGCATCCGCTGATTGGCAGCAGCCTGATATCCGGGTTTTTCGTAATGATACGATTACGGTGCAGGAAATTGCCGACATGGCGCCGGATCGCCTGTTGATCTCCCCCGGTCCCTGTACGCCCAAAGAGGCCGGAATTTCTGTTGAAGCCATTCAGTATTTCAGCGGTAAGATTCCCATCCTCGGTGTCTGTCTGGGGCATCAGTCCATCGGCGAGGCCTTTGGCGGCAAGGTGATCCGGGCGGGCAGGGTGATGCACGGCAAAACCAGTCCTATGCATCATGATAACCGGGGTGTGTTCACCGGGTTGGACAATCCCTTTGCCGGGATGCGCTATCATTCCTTGGTGGTTGAAGAATCTTCCCTGCCTGATTGCCTTGAGGCCACAGCCCATACGGATCAGGGTGAGTTGATGGGTATACGCCACAAAACTCTGGATGTGGAAGGGGTGCAGTTTCACCCGGAATCCATTATGACCGATGTGGGGGCCGTGCTGCTGCATAATTTCCTGCGGGAGGATTATCCGGGCTTGATGCGGAAGGGGTGA
- a CDS encoding lipoprotein-releasing ABC transporter permease subunit, with protein MSFERFVSFRYLRAKRKQKFISLISVISVLGVAVGVMALIVVLSVYTGFTEGLRDQIIGINAHVMIHRPGSGIADPDQLKQEVEAVEGVQAATSNIFGQALITSGQHSSGIAIRGIDPATAGKVLTLESKMISGRLIDLADDSGLPMIFLGRELATQLRVDMGWKVRLLSPNGTLTPMGVLPKVQTCVVGGIFATGMYEYDSTIGFVTLETARRLVGIDNDGVQSLELRVKEIDKADAVAAAVRKHIGPSYLVRDWKQANQNLFAALKLEKIGIFIALALIILVASLNIISALVMVVMEKNKDIAILKSMGASTGSIMRIFFYQGAVIGFTGTVLGVGAGLGLCSLLKRYKIIELPSNVYPMSTLPIKVVPDDIMVVAIVAILITLLATLYPSWKASRIRPADALTYE; from the coding sequence ATGTCCTTTGAACGTTTTGTCAGCTTCCGCTATTTGCGGGCTAAGCGCAAACAGAAATTTATTTCCCTGATCTCGGTGATCTCCGTGCTCGGAGTTGCTGTCGGGGTAATGGCGCTGATTGTGGTGCTCTCCGTCTATACCGGCTTTACCGAGGGCCTGCGGGACCAGATTATCGGCATCAATGCCCATGTCATGATTCATCGTCCGGGCAGCGGAATCGCTGATCCAGATCAACTGAAACAGGAGGTCGAAGCGGTAGAGGGGGTGCAGGCCGCCACCTCGAATATCTTTGGTCAGGCCCTGATCACCTCGGGCCAGCATTCCTCCGGGATAGCGATTCGCGGCATTGACCCTGCGACTGCGGGTAAGGTACTTACCCTGGAATCCAAGATGATCAGCGGCAGGCTGATTGATCTGGCGGATGATTCCGGTCTGCCCATGATCTTCCTTGGGCGGGAGCTGGCAACCCAATTGCGGGTGGATATGGGTTGGAAGGTTCGGCTCTTGTCACCCAACGGAACGCTTACCCCTATGGGCGTGTTGCCCAAGGTGCAGACTTGTGTGGTCGGCGGGATCTTTGCCACAGGCATGTATGAATACGATTCCACCATCGGGTTTGTCACTTTAGAGACAGCACGACGGCTTGTCGGGATTGACAACGACGGTGTGCAGAGCTTGGAGCTGCGGGTGAAGGAGATTGATAAGGCGGATGCCGTGGCTGCGGCAGTGCGCAAGCATATCGGCCCGTCTTATCTGGTACGAGACTGGAAACAGGCCAATCAGAATCTCTTTGCCGCCTTGAAGCTGGAAAAAATCGGTATCTTTATCGCCTTGGCACTCATTATTCTCGTGGCCTCTCTGAATATCATCAGTGCCTTGGTGATGGTGGTGATGGAAAAGAATAAGGATATTGCTATCCTCAAGTCTATGGGAGCCAGCACGGGTTCCATTATGCGTATCTTTTTTTATCAAGGAGCAGTGATCGGCTTTACTGGCACCGTGCTCGGGGTCGGAGCAGGGCTGGGGCTCTGTTCCCTGCTCAAACGCTATAAAATTATTGAACTGCCCAGCAATGTCTATCCCATGTCCACTCTGCCCATCAAGGTGGTGCCTGATGATATAATGGTCGTCGCGATTGTCGCTATTTTGATCACTCTGCTCGCAACCCTTTATCCCTCCTGGAAGGCATCCAGGATACGACCGGCTGATGCCCTGACCTATGAGTAA
- the trpE gene encoding anthranilate synthase component I: MYSPDLESFSEMIEQAGLVPLHRTIVADLDTPLTIFAKVAEREKHAFLFESMEGGEKWGRYSFIGLDPLLSFSSVGDAVTLRRAGSETEPKTEPDVKLEDIREGVNPFQELRDLLASFNASTAPGLPRFYGGAVGFLGYDMIRFIEEIPDQHAPLDFPDSSFIVPRLVLIHDSVDQTLTVVCNVVPGKGADASDSSGTVDTTALYQDGCQRIDKIIELIRSPLPMSLAAHAAGCPPHSFTSNMDEATYAGMVEQAKEYILSGDIIQVVLSQRFHTETTMDPFLLYRSLRHINPSPYLFYLRLDDLILIGSSPEILVRLEDGEIELRPIAGTRKRGATAQEDKELEEELLADPKERAEHLMLVDLGRNDVGRVAAGGTVAAGDLLVVEQYSHVMHIVSGVHGKLAEGKDQFDVLEACFPAGTVSGAPKIRAMQIIDELEPARRGPYAGAVGYFGFSGNMDFCITIRTFVMKGNDLWIQAGAGIVSDSVPEKEFEETVNKAKGLRRAVELAEQGI, translated from the coding sequence ATGTATTCTCCTGATTTGGAATCCTTTTCCGAGATGATCGAACAGGCCGGGCTTGTTCCCCTTCACCGGACAATTGTCGCAGATCTTGATACCCCTCTGACCATCTTTGCCAAGGTGGCGGAAAGGGAAAAACACGCCTTTCTGTTTGAGTCTATGGAGGGCGGGGAAAAATGGGGACGGTATTCCTTTATCGGACTGGACCCGCTGCTGTCTTTTTCATCTGTCGGGGACGCCGTGACTCTGCGCCGAGCCGGTTCCGAGACTGAGCCTAAAACTGAGCCTGATGTTAAGCTTGAGGATATCCGGGAGGGCGTGAACCCGTTTCAGGAACTGCGGGATTTACTGGCTTCCTTTAATGCCAGCACGGCACCGGGCCTGCCCCGTTTTTACGGGGGTGCAGTGGGATTTCTCGGCTATGATATGATCCGTTTTATTGAAGAAATTCCAGATCAGCATGCGCCGCTTGATTTTCCTGATTCCTCCTTTATCGTACCCCGGTTGGTTCTGATTCATGACTCGGTTGATCAAACCTTGACTGTGGTTTGCAATGTGGTACCGGGCAAGGGGGCTGATGCGTCAGATTCGTCTGGTACGGTCGATACTACGGCACTTTATCAGGACGGTTGCCAGCGCATTGATAAGATTATCGAGCTGATCAGAAGCCCTTTGCCGATGTCGCTCGCCGCCCATGCAGCAGGCTGTCCGCCGCATAGTTTTACCTCCAATATGGACGAGGCAACCTATGCCGGTATGGTCGAGCAGGCCAAGGAGTATATTCTCTCCGGTGACATCATTCAGGTGGTGTTGTCCCAGCGGTTTCATACTGAAACCACGATGGATCCCTTTTTACTCTATCGTTCCCTGCGCCATATTAACCCCAGTCCCTACCTGTTCTATCTCCGTCTGGATGATCTTATCCTGATTGGTTCTTCACCGGAAATTTTAGTGCGCTTGGAAGACGGTGAGATTGAGCTTCGTCCCATTGCCGGAACCCGCAAACGGGGGGCAACTGCGCAGGAAGATAAGGAGCTGGAAGAAGAACTGCTTGCTGACCCCAAAGAACGGGCCGAGCATCTGATGTTGGTGGACTTGGGCCGTAATGATGTGGGCCGGGTGGCAGCTGGAGGCACGGTTGCTGCTGGTGATTTGCTGGTTGTTGAGCAGTACAGCCATGTGATGCATATTGTTTCTGGTGTGCATGGCAAACTGGCTGAAGGCAAGGATCAATTCGACGTGCTGGAAGCCTGTTTTCCGGCCGGAACGGTCAGCGGGGCACCAAAGATTCGGGCCATGCAAATCATCGACGAACTGGAACCGGCGCGGCGCGGCCCCTATGCCGGGGCAGTGGGTTATTTTGGGTTTTCCGGCAACATGGATTTCTGCATCACCATCCGCACCTTTGTTATGAAGGGAAACGATCTCTGGATTCAGGCCGGGGCAGGCATTGTGTCTGACTCTGTACCGGAAAAAGAATTCGAGGAAACGGTCAACAAAGCCAAAGGCTTGCGCCGGGCTGTCGAACTTGCTGAACAGGGGATATAA